One part of the Neisseria zalophi genome encodes these proteins:
- a CDS encoding SEL1-like repeat protein yields the protein MKYLLFLLLINITFNSVSAQNEHQFSNDKDTIKMSTPISTGSIYFLDKKTQVKLKKLAEKGDINAAFQLSQYFTLINKNNDEALKYLLIGARNGDVRAQYRVSQSFFNKKLYKEALFWAQEAKKNGISNLDEFIDPDEFIDEIKSEMNNQI from the coding sequence ATGAAATATTTACTATTTTTACTGCTGATAAATATTACTTTTAATAGCGTATCTGCTCAAAACGAACACCAATTCTCAAATGACAAGGATACTATTAAAATGTCTACCCCTATATCAACTGGAAGTATCTATTTTTTAGATAAAAAAACACAAGTAAAATTGAAAAAACTAGCAGAAAAAGGAGATATCAATGCTGCCTTCCAACTATCTCAATACTTCACTTTAATTAATAAAAATAATGATGAAGCACTTAAATATTTACTTATTGGCGCCAGAAATGGAGATGTACGTGCACAATACAGAGTTTCTCAGAGTTTTTTTAATAAGAAGTTATATAAAGAAGCTTTATTTTGGGCCCAGGAAGCTAAAAAAAACGGCATTTCAAATTTAGACGAATTTATTGATCCGGATGAATTTATTGATGAAATAAAGTCAGAAATGAACAATCAAATATAG
- a CDS encoding membrane lipoprotein lipid attachment site-containing protein: MKRITLLITAALALSACNIYQDESRQSRILRFAAAHPIAAQAIGLKNEKSSNITSISTRISTRIGLDDQANGGGRGTQVNAFRHTLWQAAISSQFGPEIAEEIGNAYETDPSVREVKVKYFSRFAADQAVDLRNNRIGRFIGISNPDADIKTLSQIILKRFYEDGLWTAKLINENGRSSWRISLTKLKRNEYEAALNKLKKLDNDGFTEDEQQSGLIQ, from the coding sequence ATGAAACGGATTACTTTACTGATTACTGCCGCACTCGCTTTGTCGGCCTGCAATATATATCAAGATGAAAGTCGGCAAAGCCGCATTCTTCGTTTTGCAGCAGCACACCCAATTGCAGCACAAGCCATTGGTTTGAAAAATGAAAAATCCTCTAATATTACCAGCATTTCTACTCGTATCTCGACCCGAATCGGCTTAGACGATCAAGCAAACGGTGGAGGACGGGGTACACAGGTAAACGCCTTTCGCCATACACTTTGGCAGGCAGCAATTTCTTCTCAATTCGGTCCAGAAATTGCAGAAGAAATTGGTAATGCCTATGAAACGGATCCTTCCGTACGAGAAGTTAAAGTCAAATACTTTAGCCGTTTCGCCGCGGATCAAGCCGTGGATTTACGGAATAATCGTATTGGCAGATTCATTGGAATATCTAATCCAGATGCTGATATAAAAACACTGTCGCAAATCATATTAAAAAGATTTTATGAAGACGGTTTATGGACAGCTAAGCTCATTAACGAAAATGGTCGGAGCTCTTGGCGTATTAGCTTAACAAAACTAAAACGAAATGAGTATGAAGCCGCTTTAAATAAATTAAAAAAATTGGATAATGATGGTTTTACAGAAGATGAGCAACAAAGCGGATTGATACAATAA
- the hscB gene encoding Fe-S protein assembly co-chaperone HscB: MSQYFTLFQLEERFDIDVSTLEQTYHALAARFHPDKFAAASTFDQKQAMMMASTINEAYRILRNPTDRAAYLLQQKGIDADAPEHTSYAPEFLMQQMEWRETLEEARAEKNQTRLNDLQTEIATAQQKLYNLLKTAFIEEQYDDAAKYVRQSRFLDKLYNEIQIALS, from the coding sequence ATGAGCCAATATTTTACTTTATTTCAACTTGAAGAGCGTTTCGATATTGACGTTTCAACGCTTGAACAAACCTATCACGCGCTTGCAGCCCGCTTCCATCCGGATAAATTTGCAGCGGCATCCACTTTCGATCAAAAACAAGCCATGATGATGGCATCAACAATTAATGAAGCCTACCGTATTTTAAGAAATCCAACTGACAGAGCCGCCTATTTGCTCCAACAAAAAGGGATAGATGCTGATGCACCGGAACATACCTCTTATGCACCTGAATTCCTGATGCAACAGATGGAATGGCGGGAAACACTAGAAGAAGCACGGGCAGAAAAAAATCAAACCCGTCTAAATGACCTTCAAACAGAAATCGCAACAGCACAACAAAAGTTATATAACTTACTTAAAACTGCTTTTATTGAAGAGCAATATGACGATGCAGCCAAATATGTCAGACAAAGTCGATTTTTAGATAAATTGTATAATGAAATACAAATTGCCTTATCTTAA
- a CDS encoding aspartate kinase — protein MALIVQKYGGTSVGSAERIKNVANRVAKAHAEGHDVVVVVSAMSGETNRLVALAHEMQDFPDPRELDVVLSTGEQVTIGLLAMALKNIGVPAKSYTGWQVAVKTDNAHTKSRIEEIDDEAMRSDLKEGKVVIVAGFQGVNSQGDITTLGRGGSDTSAVALAAALKADECQIYTDVDGVYTTDPRVVPEARRLDTVTFEEMLELASLGSKVLQIRSVEFAGKYKVRLRVLSSLQEGGEGTLITFEEDNNMERAAISGIAFDKNQARVNVRGVPDKPGVAYQILGAVAEANIEVDMIIQNVGAEGTTDFSFTVPRGEYKPVLDLLNGLRDSIGAAEIDGDDTVCKVSIVGLGMRSHVGVASKMFRTLAEEGINIQMISTSEIKVSVLIDEKYMELATRVLHKAFDLA, from the coding sequence ATGGCGTTAATCGTACAAAAATACGGTGGTACTTCAGTAGGTTCTGCCGAACGAATTAAAAATGTAGCCAACCGTGTTGCCAAAGCCCATGCCGAAGGGCATGACGTAGTTGTGGTGGTCTCAGCCATGAGTGGTGAAACCAACCGTCTGGTAGCATTGGCACATGAAATGCAAGATTTCCCCGATCCACGTGAATTAGACGTGGTTCTTTCTACTGGCGAACAAGTGACTATCGGCTTATTGGCCATGGCTTTAAAAAATATCGGCGTACCGGCCAAAAGCTATACAGGCTGGCAAGTTGCCGTTAAAACCGACAATGCCCACACGAAATCCCGTATTGAAGAAATCGATGACGAAGCAATGCGAAGTGATTTGAAAGAAGGTAAAGTAGTTATCGTTGCCGGTTTCCAAGGTGTAAATAGTCAAGGTGATATCACCACATTAGGACGAGGTGGTTCCGATACTTCGGCCGTAGCTCTAGCTGCCGCATTGAAAGCGGATGAATGCCAAATTTACACCGACGTTGACGGTGTTTATACCACCGACCCACGTGTTGTTCCCGAAGCCCGCCGCCTTGACACGGTTACTTTTGAAGAAATGTTGGAATTGGCGAGTTTGGGCTCAAAAGTTTTACAGATCCGTTCGGTAGAATTTGCCGGTAAATACAAAGTACGCCTGCGCGTTTTAAGCAGCCTTCAGGAAGGCGGCGAAGGTACACTAATCACCTTTGAAGAGGATAATAATATGGAAAGAGCTGCCATCTCCGGTATTGCATTTGATAAAAACCAAGCACGTGTTAACGTACGCGGAGTTCCCGACAAACCAGGCGTTGCTTATCAAATTTTAGGTGCGGTTGCAGAAGCGAATATTGAAGTGGACATGATTATTCAAAATGTTGGTGCGGAAGGAACGACCGACTTCTCGTTTACCGTACCAAGAGGTGAATATAAACCGGTATTAGACCTTCTTAATGGTCTAAGAGACAGCATTGGTGCCGCTGAAATAGATGGTGACGATACCGTATGTAAAGTTTCCATTGTTGGCTTGGGTATGCGCTCTCATGTTGGTGTTGCATCCAAAATGTTCCGCACACTGGCTGAAGAAGGTATCAATATTCAAATGATTTCCACATCCGAAATCAAAGTTTCCGTATTGATTGATGAAAAATATATGGAATTGGCTACCCGTGTGCTGCATAAAGCATTTGATTTAGCTTAA
- the nudB gene encoding dihydroneopterin triphosphate diphosphatase, with translation MSQKPLKQPISVLVVLHDGNGNILLIKRADYQNFWQSVTGSIEPDEQLIETAIREVYEETGILLPDTQIIDWNESSQYEIYQHWRHRYPEGVTHNTEHVFSAKISRNSPIKLNPKEHTAYDWMPVKEAADKVFSPSNKMAILNLHKHLF, from the coding sequence ATGTCTCAAAAACCATTAAAACAACCTATCTCGGTATTGGTTGTTTTGCATGACGGTAATGGCAATATACTACTTATTAAACGGGCGGATTACCAAAACTTTTGGCAATCCGTTACCGGTAGTATAGAACCTGATGAGCAGCTTATTGAAACGGCTATTCGAGAAGTCTATGAAGAAACAGGCATTCTATTGCCAGATACTCAAATAATAGACTGGAACGAAAGCAGCCAATATGAGATTTACCAGCATTGGCGGCACCGTTATCCTGAAGGGGTGACGCACAATACGGAACATGTGTTTTCTGCAAAAATAAGTCGTAATAGCCCGATTAAGCTTAACCCTAAAGAGCATACAGCTTATGATTGGATGCCCGTCAAAGAAGCCGCAGATAAAGTATTTTCACCTTCTAATAAAATGGCTATTTTAAATTTGCATAAGCATTTGTTTTAA
- a CDS encoding nucleoside hydrolase — protein MSTKPRLIIDTDPGQDDAAAILMAHGLAKRGLIDFIALTVVAGNVDLHHTATNARIICDWAGEKNFPVYAGAIKPLLRPLVTAEEVHGKTGLDGVELHDPECPLQPVHAVPFLIDTLRKADDASITICPIGPLTNIAQALTLAPDIVRAVKNIVLMGGNYFEAGNITPAAEFNFYVDPHAAQIVLQSGVPITILPLDVTHKACITTKRMDVLRQQDNINGSRLADILQSYERFDIQKFGLDGGPLHDPCAITCAVFPEMFSGKNCHVAVETQSELTMGACVVDWWNSTGKSANAYWVTQVDADKMFAELAESIRYLP, from the coding sequence ATGAGCACAAAGCCAAGGCTAATTATCGATACCGATCCCGGTCAAGATGATGCTGCTGCTATTCTTATGGCACACGGACTGGCAAAGCGTGGTCTGATAGACTTTATTGCACTAACAGTAGTGGCAGGGAATGTTGACTTACACCATACGGCAACCAATGCCAGAATTATCTGTGATTGGGCGGGTGAAAAAAATTTTCCTGTTTATGCAGGTGCTATCAAACCGCTATTGCGTCCCTTAGTAACCGCCGAAGAAGTACACGGAAAAACGGGACTGGATGGTGTTGAATTACATGATCCCGAATGTCCGTTGCAACCCGTCCATGCTGTTCCTTTTCTCATAGATACCTTACGCAAAGCAGATGATGCCAGTATTACTATCTGCCCTATCGGCCCGTTAACCAATATCGCTCAAGCCTTAACGCTTGCTCCCGATATCGTTCGTGCTGTTAAAAATATCGTTTTAATGGGTGGTAATTATTTTGAAGCCGGCAATATTACCCCCGCAGCCGAATTTAATTTTTATGTCGATCCCCATGCCGCCCAAATCGTATTACAAAGTGGCGTGCCTATTACTATTTTACCCTTAGATGTTACTCATAAAGCCTGTATTACGACAAAGCGTATGGATGTTTTACGCCAACAGGATAATATTAACGGTTCCCGTTTGGCCGACATATTGCAAAGTTATGAACGCTTTGATATACAAAAATTCGGCCTTGACGGCGGGCCTTTGCATGACCCGTGTGCCATTACTTGTGCGGTCTTTCCTGAAATGTTTAGTGGTAAAAATTGTCATGTTGCTGTTGAAACACAAAGTGAGCTAACAATGGGAGCATGTGTTGTTGATTGGTGGAACAGCACCGGAAAATCTGCCAATGCCTATTGGGTAACACAAGTTGATGCAGATAAAATGTTTGCTGAATTAGCCGAATCTATTCGATATCTTCCCTAA